In Proteus vulgaris, one DNA window encodes the following:
- the recD gene encoding exodeoxyribonuclease V subunit alpha — protein MIKLLEQAITQNVLRPLDLRFAQMLVEDENPILLFIFAYLSAQTGAGHVCLPLNIIKENQLFDGRQDELARDIWQRMGEPSTNQIIEALIQSHCVNQSGDNSPSPIILDNGLLYLQRMWSYEEKVAQFFRQEHPVVEIDENALIKALNQLFPIIKDNKETNWQKVAASVAITSPISIISGGPGTGKTTTVAKILATFVMLTSNEKPIIQLAAPTGKAAARLTESLGKALAQLALSEEEYKWMPKQAQTIHRLLGAQPESQQVRYHKDNPLQLDILVVDEASMVDLPMMARLIDALPPQCHVIFLGDKDQLASVEAGAVLGDICRFADDGLSQKRFDKIDYLTQGELSKSAAIISVSNTPVSVVSDSLCLLRKSYRFGSNSGIGQLAFAVNQGQTKTALTLLKKAVITPQQIEMALDTQDVNFIPLESDENYLLMIQDAAQAYRQYLSLIAENATPDAILNAFNQYRLLCALREGPFGVSGLNDRIEMLLHRQRLIRRPTNSYQSDYIGRPIMIQRNDSTLGLFNGDIGIMLNNDEGEMKAFFQLPDGTLKAIQPSRLPQHETAYVMTVHKSQGSEFTHTALVLPEKFSPVVSRELLYTALTRAKQKLSLYASEYMVKMAIQTRIQRRSGLVDKLRY, from the coding sequence ATGATCAAACTATTAGAACAAGCGATTACACAAAATGTATTACGACCATTAGATCTTCGATTTGCACAAATGCTGGTAGAAGATGAAAATCCGATTTTACTGTTTATATTTGCTTATTTAAGTGCTCAAACAGGAGCAGGACATGTTTGTTTGCCATTAAATATTATCAAAGAAAATCAATTATTTGATGGTAGGCAAGACGAACTTGCTCGTGATATTTGGCAAAGAATGGGAGAGCCTTCTACTAATCAAATAATTGAAGCGTTAATACAAAGTCATTGTGTTAATCAAAGTGGTGATAATTCTCCATCACCTATCATTTTAGATAATGGGCTTCTTTATCTGCAAAGAATGTGGAGCTACGAAGAAAAAGTGGCTCAATTTTTTAGGCAAGAACATCCGGTGGTTGAAATTGATGAAAATGCATTAATTAAAGCACTCAATCAACTTTTTCCAATAATAAAAGACAATAAAGAAACTAATTGGCAGAAAGTAGCTGCCAGTGTTGCTATCACTAGTCCTATCTCCATTATTTCTGGGGGCCCTGGAACAGGAAAAACCACAACAGTGGCAAAAATCTTGGCTACTTTTGTGATGCTTACTTCGAATGAAAAGCCCATTATTCAATTAGCAGCACCAACCGGAAAAGCCGCTGCTCGATTAACTGAATCCTTAGGCAAAGCACTTGCCCAACTCGCTTTAAGTGAAGAAGAATATAAGTGGATGCCAAAGCAAGCACAAACTATTCATCGTTTGTTAGGGGCTCAGCCTGAAAGCCAGCAAGTGCGTTACCATAAAGATAACCCATTACAACTTGATATTTTAGTAGTTGATGAAGCATCGATGGTTGATTTGCCTATGATGGCTCGCTTAATTGATGCACTTCCGCCACAATGTCACGTTATTTTCTTGGGAGATAAAGACCAACTCGCTTCTGTTGAAGCCGGAGCCGTATTAGGGGATATTTGTCGTTTTGCTGATGATGGTTTGAGCCAAAAGCGATTTGATAAAATTGATTATTTAACACAAGGTGAATTATCAAAATCTGCAGCGATTATCTCTGTTTCTAACACACCTGTTTCAGTTGTTAGTGATTCACTTTGCCTATTACGAAAAAGTTATCGATTCGGCTCGAATTCAGGTATTGGTCAACTTGCTTTTGCTGTAAACCAAGGACAGACCAAAACAGCACTGACATTACTGAAGAAGGCAGTAATTACGCCTCAACAAATTGAAATGGCACTAGATACTCAAGATGTGAATTTTATCCCATTAGAAAGTGATGAAAACTATTTACTGATGATACAAGATGCGGCGCAAGCCTATCGTCAGTATCTCTCATTGATAGCAGAAAACGCCACTCCTGATGCTATTCTTAATGCATTTAACCAATATCGTTTATTGTGTGCATTAAGAGAAGGGCCATTTGGTGTAAGTGGATTAAATGATCGAATTGAAATGCTATTGCATCGTCAACGATTAATTCGTCGCCCTACAAATAGCTACCAGAGTGACTATATTGGACGTCCAATTATGATCCAGCGAAATGACAGTACACTTGGGCTGTTTAATGGTGATATTGGTATTATGCTCAATAATGATGAAGGCGAAATGAAAGCTTTTTTCCAATTACCGGATGGTACTTTAAAAGCAATTCAACCTAGCCGGTTGCCTCAACACGAAACTGCGTATGTTATGACAGTGCATAAATCACAGGGATCTGAATTTACGCATACAGCATTAGTATTGCCTGAAAAATTTTCGCCAGTGGTCAGCCGTGAATTACTGTACACCGCCTTAACACGCGCTAAACAAAAACTTTCTCTTTATGCCAGCGAGTATATGGTGAAAATGGCTATTCAAACACGTATTCAGCGTCGAAGTGGTTTAGTCGATAAGTTACGTTATTAA
- the ptrA gene encoding pitrilysin, whose product MRKYLSQLWIMLLLMLVSINSFAADPLWRVLPDSIEKSESDPRQYQAIKLPNDMTVLLVSDEKAVKSLTAVALPVGALEDPDSQQGLAHYLEHMVLMGSAKYPQSGSMSEFLQKNGGSHNASTTTYRTAFYLEVENSAINEAVDRLADALAEPLLDPKNADRERNAVNAELTMARARDGMRFWQVRAETLNPAHPSSRFMGGNLETLSDKPNSKLQDELIKFYQTHYSGNLMNGVIYSNKSLDELSKLAAETFARIPNKNADIPVTTVPAMTDKEKGLMIHLVPALPQKTLQIEFGIDNNVADFRSKSDAYIGYLIGNRSSGTLATWLQDQGLAESISAFSEPYIDRNQGSFTIYVALTDKGLAQKDKVISAIFSYLRLIETHGISQRYFNEIANVLDLSFRYGSIVRDMNYIEGISDMMLRYPIKNILNADYIADNYEPSAILARLGSLTPEKARIWVISPNEPSNKQAYFVNAPYQVDKITDKQLKTWQTLSDDISLSVPALNPYIPNNLSLIDADSKITKPQLLWQDKSARLFYMPSHYFSDEPKASVTLSLVNKKSDITVKQQVTQTLTDYLAGLALSELSYQASVAGMNISSSSGQGIDFSMNGYTQHLPELVNATLKSYMSFESTQEELEQAKSWYREQLEVTHNLKAFEAAMLPARRLNTIPYYEEADKLKALESITLQDIVDNRREVIKNAALQALIIGNLTPEQSRDIAKSAHELLGNQGTEYWIGETLVFNKLDAVEFQNKSNSTDNALGELYIPTGYSRLEGQAISSVLASVIKPWFYDQLRTEEQLGYAVFAYQGTMGEQSGLGFLLQSNAKPPVYLNERYNAFYQQAYERLKKMSEADFNQYKKAIITEVKQPPQTFYEEVSLYRNDFHRNNLKYDGREKFLAELNKVTLKQAVEFYEKSVIKPNGFVFISQIIGKDGKEADYAQNKQWKRYTTVSELQKTLPVEEIKE is encoded by the coding sequence ATGAGAAAATACTTATCGCAATTATGGATCATGTTGCTATTGATGCTAGTGAGTATCAACAGCTTTGCTGCTGATCCACTTTGGCGAGTATTGCCAGATAGCATTGAAAAGAGTGAAAGCGATCCACGGCAATATCAAGCGATTAAATTGCCTAATGATATGACTGTATTACTGGTTTCTGACGAAAAAGCGGTTAAATCATTAACTGCGGTTGCGTTACCTGTTGGCGCATTAGAAGATCCAGATAGTCAGCAAGGGCTTGCACACTATTTAGAACATATGGTGCTAATGGGATCGGCTAAATATCCTCAATCTGGCAGTATGTCAGAGTTCTTACAAAAGAATGGGGGATCTCATAATGCGAGCACCACTACATATCGTACAGCTTTCTACTTAGAAGTAGAAAATAGCGCCATTAATGAAGCGGTCGATCGTCTTGCAGATGCTTTAGCTGAACCTTTACTTGATCCTAAAAATGCAGATCGTGAGCGCAATGCGGTTAATGCCGAATTAACTATGGCGCGTGCGCGTGATGGTATGCGTTTTTGGCAGGTTAGAGCAGAAACCTTAAACCCAGCACATCCAAGCTCTCGTTTTATGGGCGGAAATTTAGAAACGCTGAGTGATAAGCCAAATAGCAAACTTCAAGATGAACTCATTAAGTTTTATCAAACACACTATTCTGGAAATTTAATGAATGGGGTGATTTATAGTAATAAATCACTTGATGAATTATCTAAATTAGCCGCAGAAACCTTTGCCCGTATTCCAAATAAAAATGCAGATATCCCAGTAACTACAGTGCCTGCGATGACGGATAAAGAAAAAGGGTTAATGATCCATCTAGTACCAGCTTTACCGCAAAAAACCTTACAGATTGAATTTGGTATTGATAATAATGTTGCCGATTTTCGTAGCAAATCTGATGCATATATCGGTTATTTAATCGGTAATCGTAGTTCTGGAACACTTGCAACATGGTTACAAGATCAAGGTTTAGCTGAAAGTATTAGTGCATTTTCAGAACCGTATATCGATCGTAACCAAGGCTCCTTTACGATTTATGTCGCATTAACAGATAAAGGTTTAGCGCAAAAAGATAAAGTTATCTCAGCTATCTTTTCATATCTCCGCTTAATTGAGACACATGGTATTAGCCAGCGCTATTTTAATGAAATTGCGAATGTTTTAGATCTCTCATTTCGTTATGGCTCTATTGTAAGAGATATGAATTACATAGAAGGCATTTCAGATATGATGTTGCGTTATCCAATCAAAAATATCCTGAATGCTGATTATATTGCCGATAATTATGAGCCTTCAGCAATTCTTGCTCGCCTTGGATCACTTACGCCAGAGAAAGCACGAATTTGGGTAATAAGCCCTAATGAGCCATCAAATAAACAAGCCTATTTTGTTAATGCGCCTTATCAGGTTGATAAAATCACCGATAAACAATTAAAAACATGGCAAACACTGTCTGATGATATTTCATTATCAGTACCGGCACTTAACCCATACATTCCTAATAATCTGTCGTTGATTGATGCTGACAGTAAAATCACTAAGCCACAATTATTGTGGCAAGATAAAAGTGCTCGCTTGTTCTATATGCCATCACACTATTTTTCTGATGAGCCAAAAGCCAGCGTGACATTAAGTTTGGTAAACAAGAAATCAGACATTACTGTTAAACAGCAAGTTACACAAACCTTAACTGATTATCTTGCTGGTTTAGCACTTAGTGAATTATCTTACCAAGCTTCTGTTGCAGGTATGAATATCTCATCCTCATCAGGACAAGGTATCGATTTTTCAATGAATGGTTATACACAACATTTACCAGAATTAGTTAATGCAACACTAAAAAGCTATATGAGCTTTGAATCAACCCAAGAAGAGCTTGAACAGGCTAAATCTTGGTATCGCGAACAACTTGAAGTAACTCATAACCTAAAAGCGTTCGAAGCAGCGATGCTGCCAGCTCGCCGATTAAATACTATTCCGTATTATGAAGAAGCTGACAAACTCAAAGCATTAGAGTCAATTACACTGCAAGATATTGTTGATAACCGTCGTGAAGTGATTAAAAACGCAGCACTTCAAGCATTGATTATTGGTAACTTAACGCCAGAGCAAAGCCGTGATATAGCAAAATCCGCGCATGAGTTATTAGGTAATCAAGGAACAGAATACTGGATTGGTGAAACATTAGTATTCAATAAATTAGATGCTGTTGAATTTCAAAATAAATCAAACAGTACCGATAATGCCTTAGGCGAACTTTATATTCCTACTGGGTATAGCCGCCTTGAAGGTCAGGCTATTTCTTCTGTGTTAGCTTCGGTTATTAAACCTTGGTTTTATGATCAATTAAGAACAGAAGAGCAACTTGGTTATGCTGTATTTGCTTATCAAGGCACTATGGGTGAACAGTCTGGTCTAGGTTTCTTATTACAAAGTAATGCTAAACCGCCAGTTTACTTAAATGAACGTTATAACGCATTTTATCAGCAAGCCTATGAACGCTTGAAAAAAATGAGTGAGGCTGATTTTAATCAGTATAAGAAAGCAATTATTACTGAAGTTAAACAACCACCTCAAACTTTCTATGAAGAAGTTTCTCTTTATCGAAATGATTTCCATCGTAATAATTTAAAATATGATGGACGAGAGAAATTCTTAGCTGAGCTTAATAAAGTGACGTTAAAGCAAGCTGTTGAGTTTTATGAAAAATCAGTAATAAAACCAAACGGTTTTGTGTTTATTTCTCAAATAATTGGCAAAGATGGTAAAGAAGCTGATTACGCGCAAAATAAACAATGGAAACGTTATACAACAGTTAGCGAATTACAAAAAACGTTACCAGTTGAGGAAATTAAAGAGTGA
- the recB gene encoding exodeoxyribonuclease V subunit beta translates to MSEVIQAQPLNPYTLPLYQRRLIEASAGTGKTYTIGLLYLRLLLGLGGNSAFYRPLSVEEILVVTFTDAATDELRARIRKNIHELRLACIRHDIDNVDKTYQELLKQIPNKELAAQWLLEAERQMDEAAIYTIHGFCQRMLANNAFESGVLFEQVLIQDEYELKKRVCADFWRRHCYPLSYDVANAVSQIWSGPEQLLYEIQPYLQGEMPEIEGVGLDSENESVKERHQAVIEAINKVKARWNEHHHEVEAWITASGVDKRSYSSRFLPKWIEEITLWAATLETKSYQLPDCLVRFSQETLNEKATKGPAPEHILFVEIERLTKQSLTLRDVILVNAIPEIRQGIENEKMRRGEMGFDDLLTRLDRALKREGGEALAQAIRERYPVAMIDEFQDTDPQQYRIFDAIYGEHENSGLLFIGDPKQAIYAFRGADIFTYIQARKQTAHHYTLNTNWRSAPGMVNAVNKLFMRSSAPFLFEHIPFIDVSSAEKNQDMAFIYHGKSISPFNFWLAEGESLSTGNYEQIMATQCAAQIRDWLSAGDQQQAWLLEQGEKKSLTSADIMVLVRSRREALLIRDALNLLSIQSVFLSNRESVFETNEAKDLLWLLQAVVTPEKERVLRASLASRLFGFSARQIDSLNHDEQRWNSYVEKFADYYVLWQKRGVLPMLRKIMMDNQIAEDLLASIDGERRLTDIMHIGELLQETSLQLDSEHALIRWLAQQISHPDAQSESQQMRLESDRNLVRICTIHKSKGLEYPIVCLPFACNYQEQKGALYHDREKFYAKLDIFSRPESLRLADEERLAEDLRLLYVALTRSKFCCYVGVAPLVKGNKRKSGLTDLHKNALGYLLQQGEEGNSELLHQSIHALLDENISVITLDEVSAHRYQPQLVSEAKLEAAVFKRKIHDNWRITSYSGLTYQHSNRGYHFDLGDIEALVQSIAPGLDTDAKGEKQREETNENSIHHFPRGAVAGTFLHGLLEVLDFSQPIDEQWMQEQLTAQGFDEKWAPLLVTWMETLFYTPLNTDGLCLADIPKTQQLDELQFYLPIEQEITSSQLTQLISQFDPLSKRCTALQFQQVEGMLKGFIDLVFCWEGKYYVVDYKSNWLGESSEDYTQEAMVNAMIDHRYDLQYQLYTLALHRFLQQRIPDYDYKSHFGGIYYLFLRGIDKAHPGNGVYAYLPDEAFVLALDTLFTGKRIKSSTPDVVDEK, encoded by the coding sequence GTGAGTGAAGTGATACAGGCGCAGCCATTAAATCCTTATACACTTCCTTTGTACCAAAGACGCCTTATTGAGGCGTCTGCGGGTACAGGTAAAACCTATACCATTGGATTACTGTATTTGCGATTACTTCTTGGTTTAGGGGGGAATTCTGCGTTTTATCGACCTCTAAGTGTTGAAGAGATCTTGGTTGTGACATTTACAGATGCTGCAACCGATGAATTACGTGCACGTATTCGTAAAAACATCCATGAACTAAGGCTTGCCTGTATCCGTCATGATATTGATAATGTTGACAAAACATACCAAGAATTACTCAAGCAAATTCCTAATAAAGAGTTAGCTGCGCAGTGGTTATTAGAAGCTGAGCGTCAAATGGATGAAGCGGCTATTTACACTATTCATGGATTTTGCCAGCGTATGCTGGCAAACAATGCATTTGAGTCAGGTGTATTGTTTGAACAAGTCTTGATCCAAGATGAATATGAGTTGAAAAAACGTGTTTGTGCTGATTTTTGGCGTCGCCACTGTTATCCCCTTTCTTATGATGTTGCTAATGCAGTTAGCCAAATTTGGTCTGGCCCTGAGCAACTGCTTTATGAAATACAGCCTTATTTACAAGGTGAAATGCCAGAAATTGAAGGCGTGGGATTAGACAGCGAAAATGAATCAGTAAAAGAGCGTCATCAAGCTGTTATTGAAGCCATTAACAAGGTGAAAGCGCGTTGGAATGAACATCACCATGAAGTTGAAGCGTGGATAACGGCCTCAGGAGTAGATAAACGAAGTTATAGTAGCCGTTTTTTACCTAAATGGATTGAAGAAATCACGTTATGGGCCGCAACGCTTGAAACGAAAAGTTATCAGTTACCTGATTGCTTGGTTCGTTTTTCTCAAGAAACTTTAAATGAGAAAGCGACCAAGGGCCCTGCTCCAGAGCATATTCTTTTTGTTGAAATTGAGCGTCTAACAAAACAAAGCTTAACACTGCGTGATGTTATCTTAGTGAATGCTATTCCTGAAATACGCCAAGGTATTGAAAATGAAAAAATGCGTCGAGGGGAAATGGGGTTTGATGACCTCTTAACACGTTTAGACAGAGCATTAAAACGTGAAGGGGGAGAAGCATTAGCGCAGGCTATTCGTGAGCGTTACCCCGTTGCAATGATTGATGAATTTCAAGATACCGACCCTCAACAATACCGTATTTTTGATGCTATTTATGGTGAGCATGAAAACAGTGGGTTACTTTTTATCGGTGATCCTAAACAGGCAATTTATGCTTTCCGTGGTGCTGATATTTTCACTTATATTCAAGCGCGAAAACAAACGGCACACCATTACACTTTAAATACTAACTGGCGTTCTGCACCAGGGATGGTGAATGCGGTTAATAAGCTTTTTATGCGTTCTAGTGCTCCGTTTTTATTTGAGCATATCCCTTTTATTGATGTGAGTTCTGCTGAAAAAAACCAAGATATGGCTTTTATTTACCATGGTAAATCGATCTCGCCTTTTAATTTTTGGCTTGCTGAAGGTGAAAGTCTATCAACGGGAAATTATGAGCAAATTATGGCAACACAATGTGCAGCTCAAATTCGTGATTGGCTATCAGCTGGTGATCAACAGCAAGCATGGCTTCTAGAACAAGGTGAAAAAAAATCACTCACATCGGCTGATATTATGGTGCTGGTTCGTAGTCGTAGAGAAGCATTACTTATTCGTGATGCACTAAATTTACTTTCTATACAATCTGTATTCTTATCAAACCGCGAAAGTGTATTTGAAACGAACGAAGCTAAAGATTTGCTTTGGTTACTACAAGCAGTTGTAACGCCGGAGAAAGAGCGCGTTTTAAGAGCCTCTTTAGCTAGTCGGTTATTTGGTTTTAGTGCAAGACAAATTGATAGCCTAAATCATGATGAACAGCGCTGGAATAGTTATGTAGAGAAATTTGCTGACTATTATGTATTATGGCAAAAACGTGGCGTTTTACCGATGTTGCGTAAAATTATGATGGATAATCAGATTGCCGAGGATCTACTTGCCAGTATTGATGGTGAACGCAGACTCACCGATATCATGCATATTGGTGAATTATTGCAGGAAACCTCGTTACAGCTTGATAGCGAACACGCGCTTATTCGTTGGTTAGCACAACAAATTTCTCACCCTGATGCGCAATCAGAAAGCCAACAAATGCGTTTGGAAAGTGACCGAAATCTTGTGCGAATTTGTACTATTCATAAATCCAAAGGCCTTGAATATCCTATTGTTTGCTTACCTTTTGCTTGTAACTATCAAGAGCAAAAAGGGGCGCTTTATCATGACAGAGAAAAATTTTACGCTAAGTTAGATATTTTTAGCAGACCTGAAAGCTTGCGTTTAGCTGATGAGGAGCGTTTAGCAGAAGATTTACGCCTGCTTTATGTAGCATTAACACGTTCTAAATTTTGTTGTTATGTGGGTGTTGCGCCATTGGTGAAAGGGAATAAACGTAAATCGGGACTCACTGATCTTCATAAAAATGCTTTAGGGTATTTATTACAGCAAGGTGAAGAAGGGAATAGCGAATTATTACATCAATCAATTCATGCATTACTCGATGAAAATATTAGTGTGATCACGCTTGATGAAGTTTCAGCTCACCGTTACCAACCTCAGTTAGTCAGTGAGGCAAAATTAGAGGCTGCGGTATTTAAACGTAAAATTCATGATAATTGGCGTATAACCAGTTATTCAGGACTAACTTATCAACATTCAAATCGCGGGTACCATTTCGATTTAGGTGATATTGAGGCTTTAGTGCAGTCTATTGCCCCAGGATTGGATACTGATGCCAAAGGTGAGAAGCAACGAGAAGAAACCAATGAAAATTCGATTCATCATTTTCCTCGAGGCGCGGTTGCGGGAACATTTTTACATGGTTTGCTTGAAGTCTTGGATTTTTCTCAACCCATTGATGAACAATGGATGCAAGAGCAATTAACAGCTCAAGGCTTTGATGAAAAGTGGGCGCCATTATTAGTAACATGGATGGAAACACTGTTTTATACCCCTCTTAATACTGATGGGTTATGCCTTGCTGATATCCCTAAAACACAACAACTGGATGAATTGCAATTTTATTTGCCGATTGAACAAGAAATAACATCATCTCAGTTGACTCAATTAATAAGTCAATTTGATCCCTTATCAAAACGTTGTACTGCTTTACAATTCCAGCAAGTAGAAGGCATGTTAAAAGGCTTTATTGACTTAGTGTTTTGCTGGGAAGGGAAATACTATGTGGTGGATTACAAATCAAATTGGTTAGGTGAATCGAGTGAAGATTACACTCAAGAAGCGATGGTCAATGCAATGATAGATCACCGTTACGATTTGCAGTACCAACTCTATACATTAGCGTTACATCGCTTTTTACAGCAACGCATTCCAGATTATGATTACAAAAGCCATTTTGGGGGAATCTATTACCTTTTCTTACGCGGTATAGATAAAGCACACCCTGGAAATGGAGTTTATGCTTATTTACCTGATGAGGCGTTTGTTTTGGCGCTAGATACTTTATTTACAGGTAAAAGAATAAAAAGTAGCACTCCTGATGTAGTCGATGAGAAATAA